Within Ipomoea triloba cultivar NCNSP0323 chromosome 9, ASM357664v1, the genomic segment AGAATCAGATTCAAAACTCAAAGTAAGGTCAGAATTCCAAAAGAGCCACAACTTATCATCTACCCCAGCAAAAGTAGAGTCAAAGCCAAGTCGTAGTCTAAAGGAATCCAACCTAACATTATCACATAAAGGTTCAAGAAGACACAAGATAAAAGGCCTATGTCTTCTAAGCAACACATGCAATCTTTGAAAAGAACCACACGAGGCAATCCCCCGCAAATTCCAAACAAGAAAACGCATCATTTAAAAAGAAGGGGATTGAGAAGAGATAGGCGTGCCAACCGCCGCACTACTCTGCTCGTGTCTTACCTGAGATCTAGTGATCTTGCCACCAAATGGAACTTGAGAGGTCTTAGGGGGCGAGCCATGCCCCCCCGCAAACTGCCTATTGCGTCCTGCAGACTCAAATATTGCAACTCTACCAGCTATGGAAGAATCGCTATCATCATCAGACGCTTCCCGGTAGAACCCAGCAACGTTGGATTGCTCCGACGCTTACCGAATTCTCCGAGTGCGTTTTGCCACTGGAGCTTTAGTGTGTTGAGCAACTGTAGATACCGTAGGAATGGTGGCCTGCTCAGTGTTCAACTGACACAAACCAGTCCCCTGTCCCCTAACAGGTGTCTGCAGTCCCAAAGATGTAGGAGCTGCAGAACTAACATCACCCTATGTAGAGCTATCCTCCACCTGCGTAGGTGAAGAGTACACATCTTCATTGTTAGCCTGTGTGGGGGTATGAGCAATAACTGGGGCCTGAGTATCATTCTGTGATTGAACCTGAGGTTCCTCTTGTGCCTGAGGAACCCCTCCTTTATCAAGAACCATTGCCAAATGATCATCAAGTTCAGCATCAAAGTCCTGAGTGGTAGCCTCCTGTGTGTGAGCCTGATTGGCTAGTGTCGTATCATGGACATCCTCCCGAGTGTGGGCCCCTTCAGCTAACACTGTTTCATTGACATCCTGCAAAAGAGTAAAAGTATTGCAAGTGGAAATAGGGACAGGGGCAACAGGCTGAGAATGTGACGAACCCAACAAGGGGTTAGTAGAAGTGCCAACTCCATCCCAACTTGTGGGACTGAGAAGTTACCCAGGCCCACATCAATAATCGGGTCTTTTCCCTTTTCCCGCCTCCGTTTCTTCGTCAAATTCTTTTTCTGAGCTTTAGTCAAGCCTGTACCCTCTTGAGCAACATGATTCTGAGCATTTGGAGGCTGACTAACACCGCCTCCTGACCCCGCATTACCACCACCGGAAGGCGGAGGGGCACGAGGGGTAGGAGGAGGGTTAGAAGGacctccaccaccacccccACTACCCGGTGGCGGAGAGCCACGAGGAGTAGGATGAGGTAGCTGCTCAGGACCAACTGTGGGGCCAGAAGGCCTAACTCCAAATCGAAATGATGGGACCAAATGCCCATGTTTCCTGCATGTTAAACAATATGGTGGAACCTTTTCATATTCAATGGGCTGCCAAAAACCCTCATCTTCTTTACCTGGTTTTTTACTGCCCATTCTGATAAACATTCTAGAGCTAAGTGGCTTAAGGAGGTCAACCTCTACCTTAACTTTAGCCACATTAGGCCTAGAAAATTTAGCAGTTGCAGCATCTACGTGTAAGAACCTGCCAATCggtttaacaatttttttcaaACAAGGAATAGAAAAACAATTAGCTTTCAAATTGGGCAATAAAACCCACACAGGGGCCAAAGATGTCTCAAAACGAGTATCAAAATCAGCAGTCCACCGAAACAACCGCATAGGATATTTTCCATTAAAAGAAATTTGACCTTTAACTAAAATATCCACACAATCATCCGGATTTGAGAAAGCTAAAAACACATGCCTAGGATCCATAAGACCAATTTCCACAGTTCCACGAAGCACAAAAATTTTAGCAAAATAAGATCTAATTTCAGACAAAAGTGGTTTACCATGAGAAAATTTTCCAACTAacataatattttcaatttgattCATCTATTGGATTTCATTATCCTCAAAAGTAATGCATGGTTCCCCACGATGtgtttcaacaattttttcAGAGATAACTGGCACAGGTATGGGGCTAGAAATAGACACATTATGCCCACCCGGGTTCGAAGCAGTAAACAATTGAGCAAAAGATTTAGAAGTCATACCTAGACCATGCAAGGAGGGTTGAGAATACACCCTTGAAGTATTGGGATTTTTGAAGTATTATTGTGCCTAGCATTTGTGAATGTCGTACCACTACCAAAGACAACACTAGGCTGATTCTTAGCAATATTAGCATAAGAGGCACTTGGCATCTTATCAATATTTGCATTAACACTTGGCAAAATATTAACACATGGCAGATTGGTGGCCTTAGTAGTATTATCACCACTCGGTAAATTGCATGCATTATTAGCATTAACCATAGTAGGCAAGGCAGTAGCAATATTAGCATTATTGAATGAAGTCATGCCATGCACAATAGCAGAATTAAAGCCATGCGTACCAATATTTGGAATAGGGACATCACTAACAGTAGCATTACCATCATGTGCAGCACGTATTAAAGTATTAGCATTATTAATAATAGGCAAAGCATTATTTGAAGGAAGAAAAACACTGGAATTGGCAATCAAATTACGAACAGTGGCATTATTACTAAGTGAATGTAAGCCCGGTCTAGTGGCATTATTTGCAGTATTAAAATCATTAACATTGAAATTATTTGCATTTTGATCAATACGAACAGTAGCATTACCTGTGTTACTAGTGCTCATTGAAGTGATTGGTCCAGACGAGGCATTGCAAAATGGATTTTGCAAATTACCACCAGTTTGCAAATCAAAAGGCCGTGGCACAGCCTGGTTTGTAGTAGCACTAGTGACCAACGTAGAGGCTCCAACCGAGACACCATCATGCAAATTCAGAGCAGGAGTTTGCAATTGGGCATCATTTTGCGAGACATTGCCACCTGGTTGCCCAGTCTCCATCCCCGCATGGCCAAAGACAAAAGTCTCGGACTGAGAAACAGTTTTCCGCCGCGATTCTTCCCCGGCGGTCGTAAATACAAATGGTTCAGGGATAACCGCTTCTACATTAGTCACATTCTTCGGTGACTGGGTTACAAAAACCATCGTCGCTGGGGCGGAAGTCACCGAAACACTACCACCACGATCGGAAATTAATGTTGAGAGAAATTGTAAAGTCGGAGCTTGCGACTGGGAAGTAGTTCGTAGACCTTGATTATTCTGAGACGTCCTCTGTCGTGAATTTTCCTGGACTGAATTCACCGCCATTGAGACGTGCGACGCGGAAACCTGAGTCTGAACGTGAGTCGAAGCCTCAGACTGCCGCACAGTAGGAATCTGCTCGCGAACAGCCTGCTACTCCTGGGAGTCGCCGGTTAAGAGACGAGAAATTGCGGCTGGTTGCGTAGAGAATGCAGCTCTACGCAAATCGTCCATGAACCGCGCCACAATCTGATCGGTAGTTTCTTGAGGGTCTGGAGGATCCGGAGGATGATTACTGACCTCCATGGTCGTCTCGACCATATAGAGGTGCTCGCCGGTTCAAGATGGACGGTTACCATCGTCGGGAAAACGTACCTAAAAGGTCGCCGCAATCGccagagagagaggagagagaaagttGGGTATCCTTTAAGGTTTAGGATTTAgtatttagggtttagggtttaggttttttttttttttagggtttagaatttagggtttagggtttagcatttttttttcaaaggaagacttttatttatcaaatgcAAAGGGCAAAGCCCATACAAAAGTTACCAAGGCAAAAGACCACATATAGTCGATGCCTATAAAAGAGATagaaaaattacacaaaatggCCAACTAAAAATCAAAGGCCAGCTACAGCTAAACTACATATACTAAAGGGAATACAAAACAAGAAGTAAACTCCAAGTCCCGCACCGCCCTTCAGCGCCGAGCAGCAAGCAGCCAGACTAAACAAACCATGAGCCATTCAAAAGAAAATTCGGCAGCATAACGGCTGTTTTCGGGACTATCCAGGAAGACAAATCTCAAAACAGCTGCCACACATACCAACCAGCACAAACCAAAGGCACTATAACCCACCAAGCAAAGCAACCTGCCTAGCAATGTACCATGCACTGTCCTGCCGAGAAACCGTCAGAATAACAGCTatttgaagacttgaagaagtCCAAACAGTTGTAAACGCACACCAAGCACAGCATAGGCACAGACACCCAGGCCAGCAAACCACGGCACATAGGCCACACCACAAGGCACACATGCCACCTAGCAATACAAGTCTGAAACTAACAACCAAATAGAAGGTCCaacataaaaaacaaaaaaataaaacataacaaaatgGCACACAAGCCTAAAGTATAAGGGCGCGCAGGCCAAAAAGCGATATACAACCCAGAAAGTAGTTCGAAAACCAGCAACCCCAACGGGATTAGCTACTATGGGCCAACAGCAAGCCTAGACAAACCGCCAACGGATTTGAAAAATTCCCACCGTTCAGCCCGGGTCAGGGTGCAACTTTTATCGCAAACACCTATGTTAAGGAATGACCAGTTCAAAAGAAACCCACATGGGACAAACCAATAGAACCAGCAGGTCAAATACGCCTCAGAAGCCAAGTAGAAAAAAATAAACAGGAAGCATGTAGGACGAAGACACCCACACTTCCAATCATTATTAactgaaagaaagaaaagacaaaagAGGAAAGCGAAGAAGGAGGGAGACAAGGAAAGGACAATAGAGACGCGAACAAAGCACACCCCCACAAAATATGAACCCCTACCCAGAACCTAGAAGGGGCTGAGCCACTATTGGCCAGCAGCAAGCTTGACCAGGTCAATGGATTTAATGAATCCTACCCGGCCACCGTTCAACCCGGACTAGGGTGCCTCTTCTACCGCGGACACCTACGTTGAGGCTAAGCCCGGAAACCTAGACCATCATTGCCTCAAACAAGCCAACTTCCAACCCcctcttttccttttttaacttcttctctttctttttccctttctttcttttcattcaGTTTTCTCTCATTTCCTCTTTTCcacttcttttcctttttcgtttttcattttttttcatttttttttcttttctttttcttttcgttctttcatttttctttttctt encodes:
- the LOC116029613 gene encoding uncharacterized protein LOC116029613; this translates as MNQIENIMLVGKFSHGKPLLSEIRSYFAKIFVLRGTVEIGLMDPRHVFLAFSNPDDCVDILVKGQISFNGKYPMRLFRWTADFDTRFETSLAPVWVLLPNLKANCFSIPCLKKIVKPIGRFLHVDAATAKFSRPNVAKVKVEVDLLKPLSSRMFIRMGSKKPGKEDEGFWQPIEYEKVPPYCLTCRKHGHLVPSFRFGVRPSGPTVGPEQLPHPTPRGSPPPGSGGGGGGPSNPPPTPRAPPPSGGGNAGSGGGVSQPPNAQNHVAQEGTGLTKAQKKNLTKKRRREKGKDPIIDVGLGNFSVPQVGMELDVNETVLAEGAHTREDVHDTTLANQAHTQEATTQDFDAELDDHLAMVLDKGGVPQAQEEPQVQSQNDTQAPVIAHTPTQANNEDVYSSPTQTPVRGQGTGLCQLNTEQATIPTDAIGSLRGGMARPLRPLKFHLVARSLDLRLDSFRLRLGFDSTFAGVDDKLWLFWNSDLTLSFESDSDQSVSSVVGDFNCLLNVDEKKGGLPYPHRKTTNFRECVSTCDLIDSTAYGSSFTWWNGRRRESAIWMRLDRFLYTSVWESLFRTSVHHLSQATYDHCPLLVTSEVISAQPVLKHFIFLNVWTKHEDFLRVVKEIWEVPVEGDPMYVLATKLCRLKKVLAPWSKETFGDIFSKLQELEDKVQVLEEVVQQNPDDDRAFIDYKESVALLQRQVSIEEEYWQRKVHIVAVQEGDRKSKFFHSMVKEKRRKLYIHKVKDDTRHWIKDRQGIAQQVVSFFEGMFTAEVGNFDLSKLDCVKRLVTDEDNA